The stretch of DNA ttcatacacttatagctctagtgcctccgttgcatggaaatccctactcattcacattgatatctattgatgggcatatccatagcccgttgatacgcctagttgatgtgagactatcttctccttttttttcttctccacaaccaccattctattccaccatagtgctatatccatggctcacgctcatatattgcgtgaagattgaaaaggtttcagaacatcaaaagtatgaaacaattgcttggcttgtcattggggttgtgcatgatctaaatattttgtgtgatgaagatagagcatagccagactatatgattttgtagggatagatttctttggccatgttattttgagaagacatgattactttgttagtatgcttgaagtattattattattatgtcaatattaaacttttgtcttgaatcttatggatctaaatattcttgccacaatagagaagattacattgataaatatgttaggtagcattccacatcaaaaattttgtttttatcatttacctactcaaggacgagtaggaattatgcttggggatgttgatacgtctccaacgtatctataatttttgattgttccacgctattatattatctgttttggatgtttatgggctttattatacacttttatattatttttgggattaacctattaaccggaggcccagcccaaattgttgtttcttgcctatttcagtgttttgaaaaaaggaatatcaaacagagtccaaatgaaatgaaaccttcgggagagttatttttggaacggaagcaatccaggagacttggagtatacgtcagggaATTTTCGagctggccacgaggcagggaggcgcgccccccaccctcgtggctcccctgaccgactttttTCGGGAGTtcagccgccagaagcctccgtagccaccgaaaaccaatctagacccgttccggcaccctgccggagggggggatccctctccggtggccatcttcatcatctcggcgctctccatgacgaggagggagtagttctccctcggggctgagggtatgtaccagtagatatgtgtttgatctctctctctctcgtgttcttgaggtgatacgatcttgatgtatcgcgagctttgctattatagttggatcttatgatgtttctccccctctactctcttgtgatgaattgagtttttcctttgaagttctcttatcggattgagtctttaaggatttgtgatccacttgatgtatgttttggtgaccaacttgcgagttccgtgacctcgtgaacttatgcataggggttggcacacgttttcgtcttgactctccggtagaaactttggggcactctttgaagttctttgtgttggttgaatagatgaatttgagattgtgtgatgcatatcgtataatcatacccacggatacttgaggtgacattggagtatctaggtgacattagggttttggttgatttgtgtcttaaggtgttattctagtacgaactctatgatagattgaacggaaagaatagcttcatgttattttactatggactcttgaatagatcgatcagaaaggataactttgaggtggtttcgtaccctaccataatctcttcgtttgtcctccgctattagtgactttggagtgactctttgttgcatgttgagggatagttatatgatccaattatgttattattgttttgagaacttgcactagtgaaagtatgaaccctaggccttgtttcaacgtgttgcaataccgtttgtgctcacttttatcattagttaccttgatgtttttatattttcagattacaaaaaccattatctactatccatattgcacttgtatcaccatctgttcgccgaactagtgcacatatacaatttacaattgtattgggtgcgttggggacacaagagactcgttgttatttggttgcagggttgcttgagagagaccatcttcatcctacgcctcccacggattgataaaccttaggtcatccacttgagggaaatttactactgtcctacaaacctctgtacttggaggcccaacaacgcctacaagaagaaggttatgtagtagacatcatagatcaactcttgtaatactcatattcatcaagatcaatcaagcaggaagtagggtattatctccatagagagggcccaaacctgggtaaacatcgtgtcccttgtctcctgttaccatcgaccttagacgcatagtttgggaccccctacccgagatctgccggttttgactccgacactcaacgctatatattatttcccaatgatgtatggctatcctatgatgtttgagtagatctgttttgtcctatgggttaattgatgatcgtgattggtttcagttgcatgttttattactggtgttgtcctatggtgctctccgtgccgcgcaagcgtgagggatcccagttgtagggtttgcaatatgttcatgatttgcttatggtgggtggcgtgagtgacagaagcacagacccgagtaattgtgtatgggagtaaagaggacttgatgccttataatgctatggttgggttttaccttaatgatctttaatagttgcggatgcttgttagagtttcaaacataagtgcatatgatccaagaagagaaagtatgttagcttatgcctctccctcaaataaaattgcaataatgattaccattctagttatcgattgcctagggacaaataactttcttattgacaaaagctttccacgtttattaccttgcaatttatccgtatttttattctcgcaaagtactcatagttttatccttgcaaaatagtttcatacttgtttccggtaaagcaaacgtcaaacgtgcatagagttgtatcggtggttgatagaacttgagggaatatttgttctacctttagctcctcattgggttcgacactattacttatcgaaagaggctacaattgatcccctatacttgtgggttatcaattagcGTTAAAAAGACCCAGAAATATCGAAAACCCTTCGAAAACCACACCAAAACCCTCTTATAAAAGTGACAAAATATCGAGCCATTAGGCAACTTTAGCCCGGACTCCAAGGCTACCTCAAATGCAACGCCTGGTCGAAGCGCTCCAGATCAACCACCCCAAGACCACCCAAGATTTTAGGGGTACACACCATCTTCTAGTTCACCAAGGAACACCCACCACTGGCGTTTTCACTATCATCAACATGTCAATTAAAATTCCTGGCCAACTTTTCCATCTTTGAGTGCCCATATGGGATGCAGGATGACCACCGAGTAGTAGCAATGAGAACCGACTTTGTCAGATcgacccagccagcccacgttaggtTTCTTCCCCTCTAGCCATGAATGTGAGcaccaaacttgccgatgagaggtTGCAATTCCACCTTCCGGGGGCGCTGAATGTGTAGGGGGGATCGAGGTATTTGCCGGGGAAAGCGGACATCTTAGCTGGGAAGATCGAGAGGGTGTCAGCTAGGTCAATGTGCTCGCAACGAATAGGAAATACTTCAATCTTGCTGATGGTCGTTCTTAGACTAATGGCATCGGCGAAAACATCAAGGATGTGGCGGATGGCTgataacttctccttgtttgggtgGCAAACATTCCAGCATCATCTACGTACAGAGGAGTTCTTAGTCTAGCATTACGAGGCTAAACAAGCTTAAGAACCCCCATTTCTGTAGCCATGTTGTGTATCTGTTGCAGCAGTGGGTCAATGGTGAGGATGAAAAGCATGGGTGAAAGCGGGTCGACATGACGAAGCTCTCAAGCATGGTGGGATGGGGGCGGAATCTCGTTAAGCAAAACGCTAAAGGTCAAGGATGACAGGAACAAAGAAATCCAGTCGTGCATATTCTGGCCAAAACCCAGAGCTTGCAACACCTCAAACAGGTACGCCCAATCAACTGAGTCGAAGGCCTTAGATATATCGAGCTTTAAGAAGTGGTTGGATTTTTCTTTGTGTGCAAAGTTTCGATAAGATTCTAGACATGGAACATTATTGTATCTCCATTGGAGATTCTTCCTTTCATCGGTCTGAGCCAAGAAGCAATGCTAAGATGCAACTTTCGCCAGTCTATCTATCAATAAAGAAGCACAGCGTGTGAAGCGTTACGACCATTTCTTGTCAGCGAGAGATTCTTTGCAAGCCTGAGCTCTTCCATGTTTCCCTCAGCTTCAGTTCACCTCCCCAGGGAATTCTTCGTTTCTTGCACAGACCCAACGCAACCAAAGCATCTCAAGACGTACTGATCCCTACTACAAGAACACGTAAACAGAACGAGACAGTAATCACGTCCGCCTCTCGTCCTCGTACCGACCGACCCAACGGCAGCAGCAAGCAATCTGGCCTGCCGGGGCCGATGGGCTGCTCCTCGTCGAAGaagctcgacgaggaggaggccgtgaAGGCGTGCCACGACCGCCGGAGCTTCGTCAAGAAGGCGATCGCGCAGCGGGACCTCCTGGCCTCCTCCCACGTCGCCTACCTCCAGTCGCTCCGCCGCGTCTCGCTCGCGCTCTTCTACTGCCTCGCCGAGGACGAGCACCTCTACTTCCTGCAGGACACGTCCGCGCAGTGCACCCACCGCCCGTGCTCGCCGGAGAAGAGGGCCGTCCTCCTCGTCGTCAACCGCCTGAGGCAAGGAGGGGCGCCCGTGCACCCGCTGGTAGGGCGGTGGGACGGCGAGGCTGGAGCTGCCGAGGCCGCCGTGGTTGACGGGTTCTTCGGCGTGGATCCCCGGCTCTTCCGCCCTCCGGCGAACGACGTGCCGGTTTCCTCGCCGTCGCACCTGCCGTCGGTGTGGGACGTGTTCTGGGTCGACCCCTTCTCTTCGCTGCCGACCGATCGCGTGGGCTATGTGAATCATGGCGTCCAAGAGGCGAATGCTGATCAAGAAGATGGTGAGATGCCGGAGCTGGAAGAAATAAGCGAGGATGGCAGCAATGGAGAAGGCGAAtcagaggagggggaggcgcctggTCATGAGCAGGCAGAGGCAGCGCAGGTGGTAGTGGAGCCAAGGGagcgaaaagaaaagaaaaaggtggCGGGTGTGAGCAACAAGCTGAGGGTGCGGGCGAGCGCCGAGGTCGAGCAGCAGAGCACCCCCGGCCGATTCACGGTGTTTGTCGACAGGCCGCCGGCGAGCGTGGCGGAGGCCATGAGGGACATCAAGGGCCATTTCTCGAAGGTCGCCGAAACCGCTGGCGAGGTCTCGGTGCTGCTGGAGGTCGTCCCCTACCAGAAGAAAGGTACAGTCATCAGTCATGCAAAACCTCTTCCCCTACCTCAAGCCTGAACTTCTGAATTATACCCTGTCATGTCAATTGCTTTTCTATTCTTCAGACTAGAACAGAGTGAATTATTCAGAACATGCCATAGAGCTGTAGCATTGATCATTGCCGTCTTGTACATAGACAGTTCGACCACCTGCTCCGAGAGGGGACGTCGAGggggacgacggcggcgagcaAGTCGGCGCCCGTGAACCTTCGCCGGAGCCATTCCAACTCTTCCAGAGCCACAAGGAGAGCCTCGACAGGCTCTACGCGTGGGAGAAGAAGCTCTACGAGGAAGTCAGGGTACGTTCGACCGATCACACGCGCTTCTCTTCGAATTCAACTCCAACTCTCGTAGAATGATCATAAGTTCAGAACCAGTTAGGATGAAGTTGTGATATGAAATGTATTTCCAGGCAGGGGAGCGCGTCCGGCTGTCGTACGagaagaaggtggcgcagctgaggAGCCAGGACGCCAACGGCGCGGAGCCGTTCGCGATCGAGAGGACCAGGGCCGCCATCAGGGACCTCCGGACCAAGCTCAACATCTCCCTCGCCTCCGTCGACGCCGTGTCCCGGCGGATCGTCGCCGTCCGCGACGACGAGCTGCTGCCGCAGCTCGCCGAGCTCATCCGAGGGTACGTGTGTTTATTATGGCGTGCTCGATCGGTTCCCCGGACAATGGTGACGCCGCAAGTGTTTGATCGATGTTTCTCGTCGGCGTCGCTGTGCTGTTCAGGCTGGCAAGGATGTGGCGCGTGATCGGCGACGCGCACCGGGTGATGAAGCGCACGGCGGACGAGGCGAGCGCGCTCCTCTCCTCCTCGGCCGCCGGGGCGGAGGGAGGCATCAggggcccgccgccgccgccggggccgACGCGCGCGGCCACGGCGGCGGGCGCGCTGGCGACGGAGCTCCGCGGCTGGCGCGCGGCGCTGGAGGCCTGGGCCGAGTCGCAGCGCGGGTACGCGGCGGCGCTCTGGGGCTGGGCGCGGAGCTGCGTCAAGGACGGCGAGGACATGCCGCGGCTGATCGTGGCCTGGGCCCGCGCGGTCGAGGCCGTGGACGTGGACGCGGCGATCCGGGCCGTAGAGGGCGTCGCGGCCGAGGCGGCGGCTATCGCGACGGCCGCGCGGCGCCGCAACAGCAGCGCCGAGGAGGAGCCGCCGAACGAGGAGGAAGGGAAGCGGAGGGTCTGCGTCGGGCTGGCGG from Triticum dicoccoides isolate Atlit2015 ecotype Zavitan chromosome 6A, WEW_v2.0, whole genome shotgun sequence encodes:
- the LOC119315762 gene encoding protein ALTERED PHOSPHATE STARVATION RESPONSE 1-like; the protein is MGCSSSKKLDEEEAVKACHDRRSFVKKAIAQRDLLASSHVAYLQSLRRVSLALFYCLAEDEHLYFLQDTSAQCTHRPCSPEKRAVLLVVNRLRQGGAPVHPLVGRWDGEAGAAEAAVVDGFFGVDPRLFRPPANDVPVSSPSHLPSVWDVFWVDPFSSLPTDRVGYVNHGVQEANADQEDGEMPELEEISEDGSNGEGESEEGEAPGHEQAEAAQVVVEPRERKEKKKVAGVSNKLRVRASAEVEQQSTPGRFTVFVDRPPASVAEAMRDIKGHFSKVAETAGEVSVLLEVVPYQKKVRPPAPRGDVEGDDGGEQVGAREPSPEPFQLFQSHKESLDRLYAWEKKLYEEVRAGERVRLSYEKKVAQLRSQDANGAEPFAIERTRAAIRDLRTKLNISLASVDAVSRRIVAVRDDELLPQLAELIRGLARMWRVIGDAHRVMKRTADEASALLSSSAAGAEGGIRGPPPPPGPTRAATAAGALATELRGWRAALEAWAESQRGYAAALWGWARSCVKDGEDMPRLIVAWARAVEAVDVDAAIRAVEGVAAEAAAIATAARRRNSSAEEEPPNEEEGKRRVCVGLAAALGAMAEAGGLASAAYRELVAEMDDREREAEMAGRDDEPSIQNNPP